In Myxococcales bacterium, the following proteins share a genomic window:
- a CDS encoding NAD(P)-binding domain-containing protein: MEWIVPLSMFGVAIAVMAFFGKRHATASASKARAAGRAAAPGQKPAPAILVHDINDDRCTGCDACVAVCPTNVLDLINNKSRVLRFADCIQCEACMWACPTDALVMHPEGSQPPPLKVPDIDQNFQTRVPGQYLIGEVAGKPLVKSAANLGRGVIEHALGNGLVPLRNPSATHVDVAIVGAGPGGLSAALTCLQRGLSYVLLDKEHGLASTIARYPKGKFVMAEPYDLVNLSLLPVFDSSKEQLIATWRELIRTVGLRVNLSESVETIARRSDGHFDVKSGAAAYRAQRVVIASGTRGKPRTLGVPGESLPKIHTLLDDPDAFRGRAVLVVGGGDSAVEAAMALADAGAVVNISYRGKSFNRAQAKNRQSIESYAAQAKLKVRFGSNVVEFADDSVTLQLADGAQKRYRNDAAFVLIGSDPPIAWLEKFGVRFVEKPHQFTLGKTDEFVLRVLPTASACAEAASEAAAAIVSQRSRTEVSFVAPLPPQTGAKHAWRRATSMFSAPLPAVPASRRAMTLSEFAAQQKRGPHSGRGRRDELPAKERARQLRSLRDEGARLADEDSKLIELPAWERNTTEDERHDDGAIVVGLGRANLRRGPDPNDDPSVVAPPPAPPAAKGPPPPPRRTQPPQSPTAKSREQAIAMLGEGLPTEASRSGGLRPAPRPSAAMPAAPPDRANSQNPPGKSIDDVDFDLD, from the coding sequence GTGGAATGGATCGTGCCGCTCTCCATGTTCGGCGTCGCCATCGCGGTGATGGCGTTTTTTGGCAAACGCCACGCCACGGCTAGCGCCTCCAAGGCGCGTGCGGCAGGTCGCGCCGCGGCACCCGGCCAAAAGCCTGCGCCGGCCATCCTCGTTCACGACATCAACGATGACCGCTGCACCGGCTGCGACGCCTGCGTCGCGGTATGCCCGACCAACGTGCTCGACCTCATCAACAACAAGAGCCGCGTCTTGCGCTTTGCCGATTGCATCCAATGCGAGGCTTGCATGTGGGCCTGCCCCACCGACGCCTTGGTCATGCACCCCGAAGGCAGCCAGCCGCCACCGCTTAAGGTGCCTGATATCGATCAAAATTTTCAGACCCGCGTACCCGGGCAGTATCTCATCGGCGAAGTTGCCGGCAAGCCGCTGGTAAAGAGCGCGGCCAATCTGGGGCGCGGCGTGATCGAACACGCCCTCGGCAATGGGCTGGTGCCGCTGCGCAACCCAAGCGCCACACACGTCGACGTCGCCATTGTTGGCGCAGGCCCAGGCGGCCTCTCCGCGGCGCTCACCTGCCTGCAGCGCGGCCTATCGTACGTGCTGCTCGACAAGGAGCATGGCCTCGCGAGCACGATCGCGCGCTACCCCAAGGGGAAATTCGTGATGGCGGAGCCGTATGACCTGGTCAACCTCTCGCTATTGCCGGTGTTTGATTCTAGCAAGGAGCAGCTCATTGCCACATGGCGAGAGCTCATTCGCACGGTCGGCCTGCGCGTAAACCTCAGCGAATCGGTCGAAACGATCGCACGGCGCAGCGACGGCCATTTCGACGTTAAGAGCGGTGCCGCGGCGTATCGCGCGCAACGCGTCGTGATCGCCTCGGGCACGCGCGGCAAGCCGCGAACGTTGGGCGTACCGGGCGAGAGCCTGCCCAAGATTCATACCCTGCTCGATGACCCAGACGCCTTCCGCGGCCGCGCGGTCCTAGTCGTGGGCGGCGGCGATAGCGCGGTCGAGGCGGCCATGGCGCTGGCCGACGCCGGTGCCGTGGTCAACATCTCCTACCGCGGCAAGTCGTTTAATCGCGCCCAGGCCAAGAACCGCCAGAGCATCGAAAGCTATGCGGCGCAGGCCAAGCTCAAGGTGCGCTTTGGCAGCAACGTCGTCGAATTCGCCGACGACAGCGTTACGCTGCAGCTCGCCGATGGCGCGCAAAAACGCTATCGCAACGACGCCGCGTTCGTGTTGATCGGCAGCGATCCGCCCATAGCCTGGCTCGAAAAATTTGGCGTGCGGTTTGTCGAGAAGCCTCACCAATTTACGCTCGGCAAGACTGATGAGTTTGTCCTGCGCGTCCTGCCAACCGCCTCGGCATGCGCCGAAGCGGCCAGCGAGGCGGCCGCCGCCATCGTCAGCCAGAGGTCGCGCACCGAGGTAAGTTTTGTCGCGCCCTTGCCGCCGCAAACCGGCGCCAAGCATGCGTGGCGCCGCGCGACGTCCATGTTCAGCGCGCCGCTGCCCGCCGTGCCAGCGTCACGGCGCGCCATGACGCTGTCTGAATTTGCCGCGCAGCAAAAACGCGGGCCGCATTCGGGTCGAGGCCGGCGCGACGAGCTGCCGGCCAAGGAGCGCGCGCGCCAGCTGCGCTCGCTGCGCGACGAGGGCGCCAGGCTGGCCGACGAGGACTCGAAGCTTATCGAGTTGCCGGCATGGGAGCGCAACACGACCGAAGATGAACGCCACGACGACGGGGCGATCGTGGTTGGCCTTGGTCGCGCCAACTTGCGGCGCGGCCCGGATCCAAACGACGACCCAAGCGTGGTCGCACCGCCCCCCGCCCCGCCGGCGGCCAAAGGCCCGCCGCCGCCGCCTCGGCGCACGCAACCGCCACAATCGCCGACTGCGAAATCGCGCGAGCAGGCAATTGCCATGCTCGGTGAGGGGCTGCCAACCGAAGCCAGCCGCAGCGGTGGCCTGCGCCCAGCGCCACGCCCATCGGCCGCTATGCCAGCGGCGCCACCCGATCGCGCCAACTCGCAAAATCCGCCGGGCAAGAGCATCGACGACGTCGATTTCGACCTCGACTAG
- a CDS encoding GlsB/YeaQ/YmgE family stress response membrane protein, producing the protein MNPNYGIIMWIIVGGLGGWLAGRFMGTAKEHSTLGNIALGIVGAILGGFIARSLLGDSPSNNGFIASTAVATLGACLVIWLRRLFEGKRAKN; encoded by the coding sequence ATGAACCCCAACTACGGCATTATCATGTGGATCATCGTCGGCGGCCTCGGCGGATGGCTGGCAGGGCGTTTCATGGGCACCGCCAAAGAGCACTCCACCCTGGGCAACATCGCGCTCGGCATTGTCGGCGCCATCCTCGGTGGGTTCATCGCCCGCTCGCTGTTAGGCGACTCACCGTCCAACAACGGCTTCATCGCCAGCACCGCCGTCGCGACGCTGGGCGCCTGTCTGGTGATCTGGCTGCGTCGGCTCTTTGAAGGCAAACGGGCAAAAAACTAA
- a CDS encoding oligosaccharide flippase family protein, with protein MLDGTLRKKINRGVAWTGAAQAIIGIADFISILVTLALFVSAEHWGIAMSAMLFYPVLDALADSGVASAVIQRDDHTPEKLSTVFWFNVMVSLGLFGVTLVGGPLYARAFGEPVLAGLIIAYGGKLVLQNAYQMPIALLRKEMRFNDVARMRIVAHLAESISRPIFAAFGATIWCATLAALVRVVVISVHAQVMHPFRPLRVFRPRLVADYIRFGLRNTGSQVLYYTYTNLDYLVVKAYFGNAALGMYQLAYTMVLEPVRSLANVVSDVALPTFARLRRHPESVSAQLGHFVRLNLITVLPFLVVLFCIAEDFLLLTNDKWTAAQLHIVAEAVKILCIVGLMRAVAFLGPPVLDGLGRPGLTLTYMVTAAVLLTSGFVGFAQLLSHAGPDDFLVVAWAWVACYPLAFLLLGVILSRVANISWRVVFWRNAGILLSCGVGVAAGLGAHYLLADAALPLRLGATFAAAVIGMGVPLVKWQGVTVANIKAALR; from the coding sequence ATGCTCGACGGCACCCTGCGCAAGAAGATCAATCGCGGCGTCGCGTGGACCGGGGCGGCGCAGGCGATCATCGGCATCGCCGATTTTATCTCGATCTTGGTGACGTTGGCGCTGTTTGTGTCGGCCGAGCATTGGGGCATCGCGATGAGCGCGATGCTGTTTTACCCCGTGCTCGATGCGCTCGCTGACAGTGGCGTCGCCAGCGCCGTGATCCAACGCGACGACCACACGCCGGAAAAACTCTCGACCGTATTTTGGTTTAACGTCATGGTTTCGCTCGGGCTCTTTGGCGTCACGCTGGTTGGCGGTCCGCTGTATGCCCGCGCCTTTGGTGAGCCGGTGCTCGCGGGGCTCATCATCGCCTATGGGGGCAAGCTCGTGCTGCAAAATGCCTATCAAATGCCGATCGCGCTGCTGCGCAAAGAGATGCGGTTTAACGACGTCGCGCGGATGCGCATTGTGGCGCATCTGGCGGAGTCAATTTCGCGGCCCATCTTCGCCGCGTTCGGCGCGACCATTTGGTGTGCAACGCTGGCGGCGCTCGTGCGCGTCGTCGTCATATCGGTGCATGCACAGGTGATGCATCCATTTCGCCCCTTGCGCGTGTTTCGCCCGCGGCTGGTCGCCGACTACATTCGCTTTGGCCTGCGCAACACCGGCAGCCAGGTGCTGTACTACACCTACACCAATCTCGATTATCTCGTGGTCAAGGCGTATTTTGGCAATGCGGCGCTCGGCATGTATCAGCTCGCGTACACGATGGTGCTCGAGCCGGTGCGCAGCCTGGCAAACGTGGTGTCAGATGTGGCGCTGCCGACGTTCGCGCGCTTGCGACGCCACCCCGAGTCGGTCTCGGCGCAGCTCGGGCATTTTGTCAGGCTCAATCTCATCACCGTGCTGCCATTTCTCGTGGTGCTATTTTGCATCGCCGAGGATTTCTTGCTGCTCACCAACGACAAGTGGACGGCCGCGCAGCTGCACATCGTGGCTGAGGCGGTGAAAATTCTATGCATCGTGGGGCTCATGCGTGCGGTAGCGTTCTTGGGGCCGCCGGTGCTCGATGGGCTGGGGCGCCCCGGCCTGACGTTGACGTATATGGTAACGGCTGCGGTGCTGCTGACGAGCGGCTTTGTCGGGTTTGCACAGTTGCTTAGCCACGCTGGGCCTGATGACTTCCTCGTGGTCGCGTGGGCGTGGGTCGCGTGCTATCCGCTGGCGTTTTTGCTCCTGGGCGTCATCTTGTCGAGGGTGGCCAACATCTCGTGGCGCGTGGTGTTCTGGCGCAACGCCGGCATCTTGCTGTCTTGTGGCGTTGGCGTCGCGGCTGGGCTTGGCGCGCACTATTTGCTTGCCGACGCGGCCTTGCCGCTGCGCCTTGGAGCGACGTTTGCGGCGGCCGTCATCGGCATGGGCGTGCCGCTGGTGAAATGGCAAGGCGTCACCGTGGCCAACATCAAGGCCGCGCTGCGGTAG
- a CDS encoding prohibitin family protein has product MSEIKISIAAIGALLLAAIIYGSFYVVQPGHRGILVTLGTVAPAAAGEGVGFKLPFITTVKQVSVRQQTKEMKADCYSSDLQQINVELRVLYRLPEGSVIRVFKDFAGDPFESLIYPRISEALKEVTAEQSAETIVKKREEIKSRVLASAKSKIGDILFIEDIVIQDVALSNELESAIESKMVQEQEAAKAKFTQQKAQIEADTAVVRAKGEAEAIRVRGEALERSPGLVQLQIVEKWNGVSPLVVGGGGQGANILLPIDGGARGAK; this is encoded by the coding sequence ATGAGCGAAATCAAGATCTCCATCGCGGCCATAGGGGCCTTGCTCCTAGCGGCCATCATCTACGGCAGCTTTTATGTCGTCCAGCCTGGCCATCGCGGCATTCTCGTCACGCTGGGTACGGTGGCGCCGGCCGCCGCGGGCGAGGGGGTTGGCTTTAAGCTGCCGTTCATCACCACGGTCAAGCAGGTCTCGGTGCGCCAGCAGACCAAAGAAATGAAGGCCGACTGCTACAGCAGCGACCTGCAGCAAATCAATGTCGAGTTGCGCGTGCTGTATCGCCTGCCCGAGGGCAGCGTGATCCGTGTGTTTAAGGATTTTGCCGGCGATCCGTTTGAATCGCTGATCTATCCGCGAATCAGCGAAGCGCTCAAGGAAGTGACGGCCGAACAGTCCGCCGAAACCATCGTCAAGAAGCGCGAGGAAATCAAGAGCCGTGTGCTCGCCTCGGCCAAGAGCAAGATCGGCGACATCCTCTTTATCGAAGATATTGTCATCCAGGACGTGGCGTTGTCGAACGAGCTCGAGAGCGCCATCGAGTCAAAAATGGTGCAAGAGCAAGAGGCCGCCAAGGCCAAGTTTACGCAACAGAAGGCGCAAATTGAAGCCGATACCGCGGTAGTTAGAGCCAAGGGCGAGGCGGAAGCGATTCGCGTCCGCGGCGAGGCGCTCGAGCGCAGTCCAGGCCTGGTGCAGCTGCAAATCGTCGAGAAATGGAACGGCGTCTCGCCGCTCGTGGTGGGCGGCGGCGGCCAAGGCGCGAATATTTTGCTGCCGATCGACGGCGGCGCGCGCGGCGCAAAGTAA
- a CDS encoding DUF2191 domain-containing protein, whose protein sequence is MVRRMKTTVELSPALLRRAKAEAAKRNTTLRELIEAGLAKELAARASKPTAFVLRDCSVGGDGLTAEAQSWSDVRDLLYAGRGGTK, encoded by the coding sequence ATAGTTAGACGTATGAAGACCACGGTCGAGCTTTCCCCGGCCCTGCTGAGGCGCGCCAAGGCCGAGGCCGCCAAGCGCAATACCACCCTGCGCGAGCTCATCGAGGCCGGCCTGGCCAAGGAATTGGCGGCGCGGGCGAGCAAGCCTACGGCCTTTGTCCTGCGTGATTGCTCGGTGGGCGGCGATGGCCTGACCGCCGAGGCCCAAAGCTGGAGCGACGTGCGCGACTTGTTGTACGCCGGGCGCGGGGGCACCAAATGA
- a CDS encoding PIN domain-containing protein produces the protein MIAVDTNILVYAHRRDSPWHPQASTVVRDLASGASPWGIALHCLIEFYGVVTHPKIYRTPSTPDKAADQVRAWLASPSLQILLESGESVVSILELCVKTKTVGSMVHDARVAALCHDHGIDCLLTADRDFSRFAGVKTKNPLLG, from the coding sequence ATGATCGCGGTTGATACCAACATCTTGGTCTACGCCCACAGGCGCGACTCGCCGTGGCACCCGCAAGCCAGCACCGTCGTACGCGACCTCGCCAGCGGCGCGTCGCCGTGGGGCATTGCGCTGCATTGCTTAATCGAGTTCTACGGGGTTGTGACCCACCCGAAAATCTATAGAACGCCTTCCACTCCGGACAAAGCCGCCGATCAAGTCCGCGCATGGTTGGCATCACCATCGCTGCAAATTTTACTTGAGAGCGGCGAGAGCGTGGTGTCGATTCTCGAGCTCTGCGTCAAGACCAAGACCGTCGGCAGCATGGTGCACGATGCACGCGTCGCCGCGCTCTGCCACGATCACGGCATCGATTGCCTACTTACCGCCGACCGCGATTTCAGCCGCTTTGCGGGCGTCAAAACCAAGAATCCATTGCTTGGGTAG
- a CDS encoding methyltransferase domain-containing protein yields the protein MLHQFSLIERALLKFDVIPHPFVDAASSVGLGYALAAAVKLGIVDHVGSAPRAAEDIALAAGTSAVGTRLALDCLDALGYVTQSAAGYAFSKRGLKHLAKDAPESFRYFILFCDYLYKGYGQLDETIRLGKRRQGSMLDEMDEAGWELFSRAMIEISRTNLKEVAGLVAVPSGAKSILDVGGSHGQYSMELCRRHPNASATVLDLPPVRRYADECIKRDGMTARVAFVEGNFELDDLPGTHDVILAFNIVHGLDEAGCQSLFAKAFRALRPGGTLAVLDQIKGTGGSTQLAKATTSYMALNLLHQAGGRTYTAAELGEFARVAGFTASRLRKLNSPGFGVVNCSK from the coding sequence ATGCTGCACCAATTTTCGCTCATCGAACGCGCGCTGCTGAAATTTGATGTCATCCCCCACCCCTTCGTCGATGCGGCTAGCTCGGTTGGCCTGGGCTATGCGCTCGCCGCCGCCGTCAAGCTTGGCATAGTTGATCATGTCGGCTCGGCGCCGCGCGCGGCCGAAGACATTGCGCTGGCGGCAGGGACCAGCGCGGTTGGCACACGGCTGGCGTTAGATTGCCTTGATGCGCTTGGCTACGTGACCCAGTCGGCGGCGGGCTATGCCTTTAGCAAGCGCGGCCTCAAGCACTTGGCCAAGGATGCGCCCGAGAGCTTTCGCTATTTCATCTTGTTTTGCGACTACTTGTACAAAGGCTACGGCCAACTCGACGAAACCATCAGGCTCGGCAAGCGCCGCCAAGGCAGCATGTTAGATGAAATGGATGAAGCCGGGTGGGAGCTCTTCTCGCGGGCAATGATCGAAATTTCGCGCACCAATCTCAAAGAGGTCGCGGGCCTGGTTGCCGTCCCAAGCGGCGCAAAATCGATCTTAGATGTTGGTGGCTCACATGGGCAATACAGCATGGAGCTTTGCAGGCGGCACCCTAATGCGTCCGCGACGGTCTTAGACTTGCCACCAGTTCGGCGGTATGCCGATGAGTGCATCAAGCGCGATGGCATGACCGCGCGCGTCGCCTTTGTCGAAGGGAATTTTGAGTTAGACGATTTGCCGGGCACGCACGACGTCATTCTCGCCTTCAACATCGTGCACGGCCTCGATGAGGCGGGTTGTCAATCGCTGTTTGCCAAGGCGTTCCGCGCCTTGCGCCCAGGGGGGACGTTGGCGGTGCTAGACCAGATCAAGGGCACCGGCGGCAGCACCCAACTCGCCAAGGCAACCACGTCATACATGGCGCTAAACCTCCTGCACCAAGCCGGCGGCCGTACCTATACCGCAGCCGAATTGGGCGAGTTTGCGCGGGTGGCGGGCTTTACGGCCTCGCGCCTGCGCAAGCTGAACTCGCCAGGCTTCGGCGTGGTGAACTGCAGCAAGTAA
- a CDS encoding AraC family transcriptional regulator, with protein sequence MQVAACLPRHARLADLVKQIWMVRGDRGAQTHQRIMPTGVVELIFSLADPQKFRCPERRTLRLTPTCVVNGFKSTAVDLHLAGQQDFFGVQLASYAPRLLFGIAASELTDKIVGGHDLHPGLAEVHAALMQAATFAARVVVIERYLLTQLDHAHASPWRMADATLLGARGGVAGAAAGVGLSERQFRRLWQQWHGISPEAFTQIERCVAALGAVHGSRRKLTDIAADFGYWDQAHFIRHFRKVFGISPSDYRRHARPTDPPGQLVL encoded by the coding sequence ATGCAAGTCGCCGCCTGTCTGCCCCGCCACGCTCGGTTGGCAGACTTGGTCAAACAGATCTGGATGGTGCGAGGCGATCGCGGCGCGCAGACCCATCAACGCATCATGCCGACGGGCGTCGTCGAGTTGATCTTTAGCCTGGCCGACCCACAAAAATTTAGGTGCCCTGAGCGGCGCACGCTGCGGCTCACGCCGACCTGTGTGGTCAATGGCTTCAAGTCGACCGCGGTCGACCTCCACCTCGCGGGTCAGCAAGATTTTTTTGGCGTGCAGCTGGCCTCCTACGCGCCGCGACTGCTCTTCGGCATTGCGGCCAGCGAATTGACCGACAAAATCGTAGGCGGGCACGATCTCCATCCGGGGTTGGCGGAGGTTCATGCGGCCTTGATGCAGGCCGCGACGTTTGCCGCGCGGGTGGTGGTCATCGAGCGCTATCTGCTTACGCAACTCGACCATGCCCACGCCTCGCCATGGCGAATGGCTGACGCAACCCTGCTTGGCGCGCGTGGCGGCGTCGCCGGCGCGGCCGCGGGCGTAGGCCTGTCGGAACGACAGTTTCGCCGGCTATGGCAGCAGTGGCATGGCATCTCGCCCGAGGCCTTTACGCAGATCGAGCGCTGCGTGGCGGCGCTTGGGGCCGTGCATGGCAGCCGGCGCAAGCTAACCGACATCGCCGCCGATTTTGGCTATTGGGATCAGGCCCATTTTATTCGTCACTTTCGCAAGGTCTTTGGCATCTCGCCCTCGGACTACAGGCGTCACGCTCGGCCCACAGACCCGCCGGGCCAGCTGGTTCTATAG
- a CDS encoding metallo-mystery pair system four-Cys motif protein, whose translation MTQLPRTWRHAALATTSVLALSVAACGDNAHHHDHDEPTPDAPPAGPQAVSLRFAAAVGDEPATCDQVFTGFGPNADISLQFQDLRFYVHDIEFIDAQGGSEPLAMDTVSPWQNEGVALLDFEDQSGLCANGTTDLRSIVTGTRAAGTYTGLRFTLGVPFEQNHQDASLAAAPLNLTSLFWNWQGGYKFARIDTSVEPVNPGDPRPVFNFHLGSTGCDGSPAGGVTACTADNLAVIELTNFDVEADQVVIDYRELVGAIDLAVNGGGPPGCMSGTTDPECPAPFANLGLAMGDNSPAMTAFVAAPVSP comes from the coding sequence ATGACGCAATTACCTCGAACCTGGCGACACGCTGCGCTCGCTACCACATCTGTCCTTGCCTTGTCGGTCGCGGCCTGCGGCGACAACGCGCATCATCATGATCACGACGAGCCAACGCCTGACGCACCGCCAGCGGGGCCGCAAGCGGTGTCGCTTCGGTTTGCCGCGGCGGTCGGCGACGAGCCTGCGACCTGCGATCAGGTCTTTACCGGCTTTGGCCCAAACGCCGACATCTCGCTGCAGTTTCAGGACCTGCGTTTTTACGTGCATGACATCGAATTTATAGATGCGCAGGGCGGCAGCGAGCCGCTGGCGATGGATACGGTTTCGCCGTGGCAAAACGAGGGTGTCGCCTTGCTCGATTTTGAAGATCAAAGCGGGCTTTGCGCCAACGGCACCACCGACCTGCGCAGCATTGTCACCGGCACGCGCGCCGCGGGCACGTACACCGGGCTACGCTTCACCTTGGGCGTGCCATTTGAGCAGAATCATCAAGACGCGTCGCTCGCCGCGGCGCCGCTTAACCTAACCAGCCTATTTTGGAACTGGCAGGGCGGCTACAAGTTCGCCCGCATCGACACCTCGGTCGAGCCGGTCAACCCAGGCGATCCACGGCCGGTGTTTAACTTCCACCTCGGCAGCACCGGCTGTGATGGCTCGCCGGCTGGCGGCGTCACCGCCTGTACGGCGGACAATCTCGCGGTCATCGAGTTGACCAATTTCGATGTCGAGGCAGATCAAGTCGTTATCGATTATCGCGAGCTGGTTGGGGCCATCGACCTCGCCGTCAATGGCGGCGGCCCACCTGGCTGCATGTCAGGCACCACAGATCCGGAATGCCCCGCGCCGTTTGCCAACCTCGGCCTCGCTATGGGCGACAATTCGCCCGCGATGACGGCCTTTGTCGCCGCCCCAGTTTCGCCATAA
- a CDS encoding di-heme enzyme → MSRLASLLPTKPVCLFATAAWLLACDGPAPTEPVNPTADAYFDRVLPPNFPRPYVPESEPMTDERIALGKHLFYDTRLSGNGTQSCESCHQQQLAFTDGLALAIGSTGESHFRSSMALTNVAYNATLTWASPFLSELPEQALLPMFGEAPVELGMAGQEAELLQRLGDDATYQALFAAAFPDEAISVRAVVLALGAFQRTILSYRSPYDRLAYLGDEAALSEGARRGMDLFFGEKYECFHCHGTVNFSDATKTANSTFDEVLFHNTGLYNLDGLGAYPASDQGLMRVTAKPGDMGRFRAPTLRNVALTAPYFHDGSAATLDDVLDHYIRGGRLIEGGPNAGDGALSPLRSGFIKPIDATPQERADLLEFLHALTDEAMLDDPALANPWD, encoded by the coding sequence ATGTCGCGCCTTGCAAGCCTTTTGCCAACCAAGCCGGTTTGCCTGTTCGCGACCGCGGCGTGGCTGCTAGCGTGCGACGGCCCCGCGCCCACCGAGCCGGTGAACCCGACCGCCGACGCCTATTTCGATCGCGTGCTGCCGCCAAATTTTCCGCGGCCCTATGTGCCCGAGAGCGAGCCGATGACCGACGAGCGTATCGCGCTTGGCAAGCACCTTTTTTACGACACGCGCCTCAGCGGCAACGGCACGCAGTCGTGTGAGAGTTGCCATCAGCAGCAGCTCGCGTTTACCGATGGGCTCGCGCTGGCGATCGGCAGCACGGGCGAGTCGCATTTTCGCAGCTCGATGGCGCTGACCAACGTGGCCTACAATGCCACGCTGACGTGGGCCAGCCCCTTTCTCAGCGAATTGCCTGAGCAGGCCCTGCTGCCGATGTTTGGCGAGGCGCCGGTTGAGCTCGGCATGGCAGGGCAAGAGGCCGAGCTACTGCAGCGCCTCGGCGACGACGCCACTTATCAGGCGCTGTTCGCGGCGGCGTTTCCCGATGAGGCCATTTCGGTGCGCGCCGTCGTGCTGGCGCTCGGCGCGTTTCAGCGCACGATTTTGTCGTATCGCTCGCCCTACGATCGCCTGGCCTACCTTGGCGACGAGGCCGCGCTTAGCGAAGGCGCGCGCCGCGGCATGGACCTCTTCTTTGGCGAGAAATACGAATGCTTTCACTGCCACGGCACCGTCAATTTTTCCGATGCCACCAAGACGGCCAATTCCACCTTCGACGAGGTCTTGTTTCACAACACCGGCCTTTATAACCTCGATGGCCTCGGCGCCTATCCCGCCAGCGATCAAGGCCTCATGCGCGTGACCGCCAAGCCTGGCGACATGGGGCGGTTTCGCGCGCCGACGCTGCGCAACGTTGCGCTGACGGCGCCCTATTTTCACGACGGCAGCGCGGCGACGCTCGACGACGTGCTCGATCATTACATCCGCGGTGGCCGCCTGATCGAAGGTGGGCCCAACGCCGGCGATGGCGCGCTAAGCCCGCTGCGCAGCGGCTTTATCAAGCCCATCGACGCCACGCCGCAAGAGCGCGCCGACCTCCTCGAATTTCTCCACGCGCTCACCGACGAGGCGATGCTTGACGATCCGGCGCTCGCCAATCCCTGGGACTAA
- a CDS encoding metal ABC transporter permease: MNDAAPRPPGDDIDLAAIEAALAGDAPATAADGTGHATTEPHAHVEQPGPSWQDFVGSWDLFQDAVVAGAIAGIVLGFLSVYIVLRRMVFFSAAVTQSAGLGVALSFFVSIYLGWSISPSLGAIVLSLGAAAVLTRDWQKLGISREMMLGLLFALASGAAVLVGAKITQEAHDITAILFGTAVVVAHEDLHGLEIAGAAVMLLQLWWFRGFVFASFDPVAARVQRVPVALLDLIMAISIAVVIAQSARAIGAMPTFALSTLPGMAAVVLARGPFFVTFVVASLLGAVAGVGGYLIAFLYEFPVGATQAVLAGALVVVAVLLRTVLAAFTTRWHRTRVAA; the protein is encoded by the coding sequence ATGAATGACGCTGCCCCACGCCCGCCGGGCGACGATATCGACCTGGCGGCGATCGAGGCGGCGCTCGCCGGGGACGCGCCTGCCACCGCCGCGGATGGCACCGGCCATGCAACGACCGAGCCACACGCCCATGTCGAACAGCCTGGCCCAAGCTGGCAAGATTTTGTCGGCAGCTGGGATCTATTCCAAGATGCCGTGGTCGCGGGCGCCATCGCGGGCATCGTGCTGGGGTTTTTGTCGGTCTACATCGTGCTTCGCCGCATGGTATTTTTCAGCGCCGCGGTGACGCAGAGCGCGGGCCTCGGCGTCGCGCTGTCGTTTTTTGTTTCGATCTATTTGGGGTGGAGCATCTCGCCGTCGCTGGGCGCGATCGTGCTCTCGCTGGGCGCCGCGGCCGTGCTGACGCGCGATTGGCAAAAACTCGGGATTAGCCGTGAGATGATGCTGGGCCTGCTGTTTGCGTTGGCCTCAGGCGCGGCGGTCTTGGTCGGCGCCAAGATCACGCAAGAGGCACATGACATCACGGCGATCTTGTTTGGCACCGCGGTGGTGGTGGCCCACGAGGATTTGCACGGCCTTGAGATCGCTGGTGCCGCGGTGATGCTGCTGCAGCTGTGGTGGTTTCGCGGCTTTGTCTTTGCGAGCTTTGACCCTGTGGCGGCGCGCGTGCAGCGTGTGCCGGTGGCCTTGCTCGATTTGATCATGGCAATATCGATCGCAGTGGTGATCGCGCAGTCGGCGCGCGCCATAGGCGCCATGCCAACCTTTGCGCTCTCGACCCTGCCCGGCATGGCAGCGGTGGTGCTGGCGCGCGGGCCGTTTTTCGTCACCTTTGTCGTCGCCTCCCTGCTCGGCGCCGTCGCCGGCGTGGGCGGCTATCTCATCGCGTTCCTCTACGAATTCCCAGTCGGCGCGACGCAGGCGGTGCTCGCCGGCGCCCTCGTCGTCGTTGCCGTGCTGCTGCGCACGGTGCTCGCTGCATTCACGACGCGATGGCATCGCACACGCGTCGCCGCCTAG